Proteins from a genomic interval of Bacillus alveayuensis:
- a CDS encoding hypothetical protein (product_source=Hypo-rule applied; cath_funfam=3.30.572.10; superfamily=46966), which yields MMRITSENLDQTVKLNKEIKEEIERLITVVETRYKKIRILSPEKQALQILKEHYLIQVPIPDENWGGAIRELPNGKKVFVINTAQPRVYQYFIYWHEVYHLIKGIEENSSHLISTEFDLSERKADYFASQMLLGHDVIEYFYQVGHHLPFVERIMHCIDTFKAPYKAILIQLYESAGEYKNEELRQQIKKNFDIRISQQEFEKMFRKLALDVSLVQPSNIIDLGALETKIKEKRAENEEVEMYKEHEEFLNQFRRTLEGLNHV from the coding sequence ATGATGCGAATTACTAGTGAAAATCTGGATCAGACGGTCAAGCTGAACAAAGAAATCAAAGAGGAAATTGAACGACTTATTACGGTTGTGGAGACAAGATATAAAAAAATCCGCATCCTTTCACCTGAAAAGCAGGCCCTGCAAATACTAAAAGAACACTATCTTATTCAAGTTCCTATACCTGACGAAAATTGGGGTGGCGCCATCCGGGAATTGCCTAATGGTAAGAAAGTGTTTGTCATTAACACGGCACAACCGAGGGTGTATCAGTATTTTATCTATTGGCATGAAGTCTACCACTTAATCAAAGGGATTGAAGAAAATTCGTCCCACTTAATTTCAACAGAATTTGACCTTTCTGAGAGAAAAGCAGATTATTTTGCCAGCCAAATGCTTTTAGGTCATGATGTGATTGAGTATTTTTATCAGGTGGGCCATCACTTGCCATTTGTTGAGCGAATTATGCACTGCATCGATACCTTCAAAGCACCCTACAAAGCCATCCTCATCCAACTATATGAATCAGCAGGAGAATATAAAAACGAAGAACTGCGCCAGCAAATAAAAAAGAACTTTGATATTAGAATCAGCCAGCAAGAATTCGAGAAGATGTTCCGCAAGTTGGCCCTAGATGTATCATTGGTTCAGCCGAGCAATATTATCGACTTAGGAGCATTAGAAACAAAAATCAAAGAAAAGCGCGCAGAAAATGAAGAAGTCGAAATGTATAAGGAACATGAAGAGTTTCTCAACCAATTTCGCCGGACATTAGAGGGATTGAATCATGTATGA
- a CDS encoding transcriptional regulator with XRE-family HTH domain (product_source=COG1396; cath_funfam=1.10.260.40; cog=COG1396; smart=SM00530; superfamily=47413), producing the protein MNFFQHRKKIGENIATFIRLKGFSKLSFSKLTNISRPTLNLILAGEISSPVTFETHLKKITAAFNLPEDYFLHPPVIIPESWQRPAMQYSDRLQEGNRPEHIQKVLNDLDDLLDIAAIYL; encoded by the coding sequence ATGAACTTCTTTCAACATCGTAAGAAAATTGGCGAGAATATTGCCACTTTTATTAGGTTAAAAGGATTTTCCAAATTATCCTTTTCCAAGTTGACAAACATTTCCCGTCCAACATTAAATTTAATTCTTGCAGGGGAAATTTCAAGCCCAGTTACATTTGAAACCCATCTTAAAAAAATTACGGCAGCTTTCAATTTGCCTGAGGATTACTTTCTGCATCCTCCTGTGATCATTCCTGAATCATGGCAGAGACCGGCTATGCAATATTCTGATCGTTTACAGGAAGGAAACAGGCCGGAACACATCCAAAAGGTTTTAAACGATCTTGATGACTTATTAGATATTGCCGCCATCTATCTATAA
- a CDS encoding hypothetical protein (product_source=Hypo-rule applied) has product MLKLLYGCEVDIFYVVEEGKDVPERSVVWEF; this is encoded by the coding sequence TTGCTGAAGTTATTGTATGGGTGTGAGGTAGATATTTTTTACGTTGTTGAAGAAGGAAAAGATGTACCGGAACGTTCAGTTGTTTGGGAGTTCTAA
- a CDS encoding dipeptide/tripeptide permease (product_source=COG3104; cath_funfam=1.20.1250.20; cog=COG3104; transmembrane_helix_parts=Inside_1_20,TMhelix_21_43,Outside_44_46), whose translation MSRWFLTSAAAQAINAQLVKYYTVETEIVYFGIIGMISIILHGTYD comes from the coding sequence TTGAGCCGATGGTTTTTAACTAGTGCAGCCGCTCAAGCCATTAATGCCCAACTTGTAAAATACTACACAGTTGAAACAGAAATTGTTTATTTTGGCATTATCGGCATGATTTCAATTATTCTTCATGGCACCTATGATTAA
- a CDS encoding luciferase family oxidoreductase group 1 (product_source=TIGR03558; cath_funfam=3.20.20.30; cog=COG2141; pfam=PF00296; superfamily=51679; tigrfam=TIGR03558) yields MLVSILDQAPILNNSTAKEALEQSVQLAVMAEKLGYTRYWIAEHHNLSGLACSAPEIMLPVIGAKTKSIRIGSGATLLPHYKPYKVAEMFNMLATLFPNRIDLGIGRAPGGDAQSSIALSGNYLENVKNMPKTVQELLHFLYNDYPKDELFSSISASPLPIIPPEPWILGTSIKSAFLAAENGISYAFGQFMSNEDGRQIIQTYKNQFQKKRKQQPKTIVTVSAICAETNEKAEQITFSSFLWNLQHHKGKTLDFPLKEKTKQQLLNSDEFQQFQKNIIIGDPKFVVHRLYELKNWYEADEMMIITITGSYEERTKSYQLIAEEINRKKS; encoded by the coding sequence ATGCTGGTTAGCATTTTAGACCAAGCACCGATTTTGAACAACTCAACAGCAAAAGAGGCGTTGGAGCAATCCGTTCAATTGGCCGTAATGGCGGAAAAACTGGGTTATACCCGCTACTGGATTGCGGAGCATCACAATCTTTCCGGACTTGCCTGCTCCGCTCCAGAAATTATGCTCCCAGTTATAGGGGCAAAAACAAAATCGATTCGCATCGGGTCAGGCGCAACGCTTCTCCCCCACTATAAACCGTATAAAGTTGCGGAAATGTTTAATATGCTGGCAACATTATTTCCTAACCGCATTGATCTTGGGATCGGGCGCGCCCCCGGAGGAGACGCCCAATCAAGCATTGCGTTATCCGGCAATTATCTCGAAAATGTAAAAAACATGCCGAAAACCGTTCAAGAGCTGCTTCATTTTTTATATAATGACTATCCAAAAGATGAATTATTTTCGAGCATCTCAGCCTCTCCTTTGCCAATTATTCCTCCTGAACCTTGGATCCTTGGCACAAGCATAAAGAGCGCCTTTTTAGCAGCTGAAAACGGAATTTCCTATGCATTTGGCCAATTTATGAGCAATGAAGACGGGCGGCAAATTATTCAAACATATAAAAACCAATTTCAGAAAAAAAGAAAGCAGCAGCCAAAGACAATTGTCACAGTCTCGGCAATATGCGCTGAAACTAACGAAAAAGCGGAGCAAATCACCTTCAGCAGCTTTTTATGGAATCTTCAGCATCATAAAGGAAAAACACTTGATTTTCCTTTAAAAGAAAAAACAAAGCAGCAATTGCTGAATTCAGATGAGTTTCAACAGTTTCAAAAGAATATAATCATTGGCGATCCAAAATTTGTCGTTCACCGTTTATATGAATTAAAAAATTGGTATGAAGCAGATGAAATGATGATCATAACAATAACTGGAAGCTATGAGGAACGCACAAAATCGTATCAATTAATAGCAGAGGAAATAAATAGAAAGAAATCTTAA